TGGTGTTACATTGGTAGATTTTTACAGGGTGAATCAGTACAAATGGTATATTTAATGTATCAATTTGCAGAACAAAGTTACAGGTAAACCAGTCTAGTATTCTTATTTAACCTTATGAAGCAGCCTAAGCTTAcagtgtgcctctgtgtgtttctttattcAGGTGCAATCTAGGACACTCATTACTCATATACCTCACAGTGGCTTAGTGTTTAGCTCTGTTGCCTCGCACCCCTGGGACTGGGGGATTGAATCCTGCTTCTGCCCCGTGCGcgtggagcttgcatgttctccccgtgcttcgggggtttcctccaggcacTCCAGCTTCCACCCCAGCATCCTGATtgccatttccaaattgtctgtagtgtgtgaatgggtctgcgattgtgccctgtgatgtcccctgccttgtgatctgagtcccctgggataggcaaAGAGAATGGATGGGTGGATTAAGCATgggctaatgctgcattcaacttaactcagaagtgggaagtcaaagctcagaattacatcatttttgacCTCCATGTGAGCTACAAACTGGGGGAAAAAtaagtttgtcttttgttagcaacaagctagccagctaactatgatgagtgatgtatattttcctccacAGAACaatgaactgtatagtcagtgttatagatctaacaagtgaatatgtctatatgttgattgatctaaagttatacgtatatatacagtataactcatttaaaggtaagaagtgctgctgtgtttactgctgatgctgtaaaCAGTTTTTGGAACACTTGGTGAAGTCCAAAAATTGAACTCATTCTCATGttctcatatacagtatgtctgctTACTGTGGTGCCTCAGGCTCTACAAACTGGAGAAATGATGTGGACTGCAAAAATCCAACAATCCTACAGTGTGTTTGGGAACATGGATTTGAGAGGTAATATAACAGGGTTTTGAGTTTTGCTATAATCACCGACTATACAGTTAAAGAAAGCAAACAGTTATTGGTCTGGAATGTTTGAAACAAGATGAGCTCCAAATGCTGgaagaatagtgtgtgtgtgtgtgtaacagttcCTTTATACTGGTGAAacaatataatgatttatattaatgaaatagtttactgatttatttcGTTCATCTGGACCACCTGGCTCAGGCTGGCATGTGCGACCCCTTGTGGCTCGAGCAGATCGAAAGGTGTGTATTGAAACAACACTTCGTCTCGGTCTGTTTCACTGATTCAGTAGTTGTCTCTCCTTcagtctcgctctctctcattctcacatCAGTGAACCATCATTATACTCCCTTATCTTGGTGTACAAGCCCAATATTCATACCATTCATAACCAAATTCACATGCTTATGAATGAATGGTAAATGAGAAATATGAGCCTCTCTGAAGTTTATATTATTAACCACAAAGTCTAATTTGACATTATCATTACGCATGCACTGGACTTTTGCGCACTTTTTTCCAACCATGTTTGCACACACTGCGTCCGTTTTCAGTACGATTTTCTGGTGTACAGTATAGTGGCAAGTAAAAATCCCTTTGTCCCCTGCAGCCTGACGGATCTGGGTTGCCGGATTGGTTTTATGGTTTCTAGCTAAATGGTTTCAGCGCGTGCAGCTGAGTGGCGTGCGGGAGTGACGCGCACGAGAGGAGGCGGTCCGAGTGCCTTATATAGCCTATATATAACCAACCCTCAGCCTCCGAGTTACACCTGACACTTCAGCAAACGCGTTATCTTATTTCTGAAGCGAGAGGATATTCCACTCGTGACTGCCGATTTCGCGCATTTAGTGGACCTATAACTCACAGCTATGATTAAGAAAATGTCTCCCTCAGAGAACGAGTTTGACATCCCGGCGAAGAACTGCTACAGGATGGTTATTCTGGGCTCGACTAAAGTTGGCAAGTCGGCAATAGTGTCCCGGTTCCTCACCGGAAGGTTTGATGACCAGTACACACCGACCATAGAGGACTtccacagaaaactttacagcaTCAGAGGAGATGTTTACCAACTGGATATTTTAGACACATCGGGAAATCATCCATTTCCTGCTATGAGGAGACTGTCTATACTGACAGGTAAATATTCTAATCCTGTATATTCTTGTGTTTTGACATTGCTGTGCTCTGACCTCTGCGTATGTTTGAGAGGTTAAAAAGGACTCATGAACTGTTCTCAAAGCGTCATACATGGTGTTCATCTCGCGCTCTTTCATCCTCCACAGGTGACGTCTTCGTCCTGGTTTTCAGCCTGGACAACAGAGAATCGTTTAACGAAGTGCAGCGCCTGAAGCGCCAGATCTACGAGACCAAGTCGTGCCTGAAAAACAAGACTAAGGAGAACATGGCCGTGCCGCTGGTGATCTGCGGGAATAAAGGAGACCGCGAGTTCCAGCGTGAAGTGGCGCGTGAGGAGATCGACCAGCTTGTGGCCGGGGATGAGCAGTGCGCCTACTTCGAGATCTCTGCCAAGCGCAACACCAACGTGGACCTGATGTTCCGCCGGCTCTTCGCCATGGCCAAGCTGCCCAACGAGATGAGCCCTGACCTGCACCGCAAGGTCTCAGCGCAGTACTGCGACATGCTACACCGCAAGTCCTTTAAGGGCAAGAAGCCGAAAGACTGCGACGCGTACGGTGTGGTTGCGCCTTTCGCGCGCCGCCCCAGCGTTCACAGCGACCTCATGTACGTCAAGGAAAAGGCGGTCGGTGGCGCCCACGGCAAGGACAGGTGTGTCATCAGCTAAGAGCGTCACTCCGAAACTATGAAAATACTCGGGATGAAACACAGTTATTGAACTGCACGCCGGACGGAAGTGCGCGCGCGAATGGAAAGGCGGAGTGCAGAAGCGCACGGCCTAAACCGTTAGCTGAACGCCCTGTGGTCGCGCGCTTCATTAAACCCGCGAGAATCCCGTTAGCGGAGTGCTGAGTGTGTTGGGTTACTCAGGGCGCTGGCTAGTCTCGATCAGCTTCACGTGAGAAAATAGTGCTTGTTCCAtctgcatttttaaacatgtgGTGACAGGCGCACGCGCGCAGAGCTGCAGCGTTGAATTACCTGCTcgtgtttacattttttatgttttataaaataattgaaaGTGAACTTTGCTTTTTGAACAAATTGTtgtgaatgtttatttattctttctatGACTGTAAATGgtttaaaacaagaaataaaaaactgtCAAATGAATATATCCCTCTTTTGCTCCAGTCATTACTCCTCAGTTtttcagtgaacacacacactaatgaagCAAGAGTAAAATGCAGAAAGCAAACTACACACACAGGCTTTTTTTGATTGGAATGTTGGCCATATGATACAGGCAGTTTAAAGCAAACTTAAAAGATTACTGAAGATAAGAcattatctttattttaaatattaccgTGTTCTGAGTTTTAATTCATTAGTTTAAGTGACACCAGgattctttgttttgttttttgttattgttgtttaagATATGTTCATGGGCTAGCCCTAAACACGTCATTGTTAGAACGACTTATTAAATTATCCCACATTTCAGATGTTTGACAAATACTGGATATGCAAGACAACTTATATTAGCCAAACTCACATATCCCACTTCACCTTAACGCTAAAGGAGAACCTGCCAAGGCAGCTGTGCAGACTTCATCCAACTTGCTCAGGTCAGTTCAAGTAAAATGGTTTCATCTCTATATGGATCACTATAATTAAATGTTCTCTCTGTAGGCAACTGCAGTGCACTAATTTACTGTAGATATTAGTCATGTATAATTCCCACAGTTACAATATCACTTGCAATTTCAACACTGGGCAAACATTTATCAGCAGAATGGCTGGCTAGCCTAACTGAAGCCTAACTCATGAAACAGGACTGATATGACCATGTGCTGATATAAAACAGGTGCTGTTTAttatatatgcaaaataaaaaggtttaCACGGTATACTGATTTATGCGAAAGTGTCCTCATTTGGAGCAGGATCCACGCCACGTCTCCGTTAAAggcgtttttttgtcttcaaaCAATAGTCTGAAAGTTCCTTAATGTTATGGTATGTACATCAGGAGGGTTTGGGGATGTCAAACATGCACAAGCCCTTGTATTTCTGTAACAGCTGGTTCTTGGTGCGGACTTGTTCTCTCAGGGTGCGGAGTTTGTGCTGCTGCACCTCAGAGCTCAGGTCGATGCCGGGCATGGCCAAGATCTGCTCCCGCGTGTCCTGGATCCGCGTCCTCAACTTGTTTAACTCCTGGTGTACATCCTGGTTGTCTTTATCCATGCTGTTGGCACAAAGCGAACTACAGGTTAGTTAAACTACTAACTTGATTACTGTAAACTATGATAGCGGAGAAGTGATCTGAATACAGACAAACAAGTAGCGCGTGTGATAAACCGGTTTATTCCATCcaagaaaacagtgaaaatgtgttaACCATCACAGGAGCTGGcaagctaacgttagctagctaacaaaagaATGATTTCGCGAGTTATTTCCACTGTCACTGACTTTTCATTCGGATTATACACTACGTATGATATCTTATATGCATCGTAAATACTCGTACCACTTGATAATATCGTGTATAAGCGGCAAAAAGGAGTAATCTTCTGTATCGTCCACCACCGCAACGGGAGTCGCCATGTTTGAATGATTACAACCACGCCCACATTCCCCTTACGTCATCAGCACGCGTTGCTGAATCAACCAGTCGATTGGTTTAGCGCTAAAGATGACGTCATGTGACGTTT
The sequence above is a segment of the Pangasianodon hypophthalmus isolate fPanHyp1 chromosome 12, fPanHyp1.pri, whole genome shotgun sequence genome. Coding sequences within it:
- the rasd1 gene encoding dexamethasone-induced Ras-related protein 1, with product MFSYTVCLLTVVPQALQTGEMMWTAKIQQSYSVFGNMDLRENEFDIPAKNCYRMVILGSTKVGKSAIVSRFLTGRFDDQYTPTIEDFHRKLYSIRGDVYQLDILDTSGNHPFPAMRRLSILTGDVFVLVFSLDNRESFNEVQRLKRQIYETKSCLKNKTKENMAVPLVICGNKGDREFQREVAREEIDQLVAGDEQCAYFEISAKRNTNVDLMFRRLFAMAKLPNEMSPDLHRKVSAQYCDMLHRKSFKGKKPKDCDAYGVVAPFARRPSVHSDLMYVKEKAVGGAHGKDRCVIS
- the med9 gene encoding mediator of RNA polymerase II transcription subunit 9; this encodes MATPVAVVDDTEDYSFLPLIHDIIKCMDKDNQDVHQELNKLRTRIQDTREQILAMPGIDLSSEVQQHKLRTLREQVRTKNQLLQKYKGLCMFDIPKPS